Proteins found in one Triticum urartu cultivar G1812 chromosome 4, Tu2.1, whole genome shotgun sequence genomic segment:
- the LOC125551672 gene encoding uncharacterized protein LOC125551672, with translation MNFSVGAGGSGDGGGEGGRVQAERWLEIAAKLLAARDIVGCKRFAERAVEADPLLPGADELLAVADVLLASQVMLYTGEPDPFAVLQVPSKTTDHGAISRAFRRLALLLQSSNPHPGADVALRIVNDAYELLSDPSRRPLRSAPTNIPSGAPSQPAAAAAPEAEAADFWTACPFCCYVHQYPRELVGRALKCPNESCRRGFVAVEIPTQPTIVPGTEMYHCAWGFFPLGFPNSADLGGNWKPFYKVFPWNNAPSGGGAIGRNYSNHGGGSNDRQPQNGSARGGSSRGRVKKTTARKKVGAGPKRRSFGGGVESGIDASMLGHDGWAEGEGEEGEGGQREEVRGININEEAQATDGTGRANVTGVEDLGSFHLDVDPTEDILGNLGNLHNLPFLRVDNLGRML, from the coding sequence ATGAACTTCTCCGTCGGCGCCGGCGGTAGTGGAGACGGCGGAGGCGAGGGCGGGAGGGTGCAAGCGGAGCGGTGGCTGGAGATTGCGGCGAAGCTTCTCGCCGCGCGCGACATCGTCGGCTGCAAGCGCTTCGCcgagcgcgcggtggaggcggATCCGCTTCTCCCCGGCGCCGACGAACTCCTCGCCGTCGCTGACGTTCTCCTCGCCTCCCAGGTGATGCTCTATACCGGAGAGCCTGACCCATTCGCCGTCCTCCAGGTGCCCTCCAAAACCACCGACCACGGCGCCATCTCCCGCGCcttccgccgcctcgcgctcctcctccaatccAGCAACCCCCACCCCGGTGCGGATGTAGCCCTCCGCATCGTCAACGACGCCTACGAACTCCTCTCTGATCCATCACGCCGGCCACTGCGTTCTGCACCTACCAACATCCCTTCTGGTGCTCCCTCTCAACCAGCCGCTGCTGCCGCTCCGGAAGCTGAGGCGGCGGACTTCTGGACTGCGTGCCCGTTCTGCTGCTACGTCCATCAGTACCCGCGCGAGCTAGTTGGCCGCGCGCTCAAGTGCCCAAACGAGTCTTGCCGACGGGGGTTTGTGGCTGTTGAGATCCCTACACAGCCGACCATCGTGCCGGGCACCGAGATGTACCACTGTGCTTGGGGGTTCTTCCCCCTTGGTTTCCCCAACTCGGCGGATCTGGGTGGCAACTGGAAGCCATTTTACAAGGTCTTCCCTTGGAACAATGCGCCAAGTGGTGGGGGTGCCATTGGTAGGAACTATAGTAACCATGGTGGAGGCAGCAATGACCGGCAGCCGCAGAATGGGAGTGCTCGTGGTGGATCATCCAGAGGTAGGGTCAAGAAGACAACTGCTCGCAAGAAGGTTGGGGCGGGGCCCAAGAGGCGTTCTTTTGGGGGTGGTGTGGAGAGCGGCATTGATGCATCGATGCTTGGACATGATGGGTGGGCTGAGGGTGAGGGTGAGGAGGGTGAAGGTGGACAGCGGGAGGAGGTAAGAGGGATTAACATAAATGAGGAGGCACAGGCTACAGATGGTACTGGCAGGGCAAATGTCACAGGAGTTGAGGACCTGGGCAGCTTCCATTTGGATGTTGATCCGACCGAGGATATACTAGGGAATCTGGGAAATTTACACAACTTGCCGTTCTTGAGGGTGGATAATCTTGGGAGGATGCTGTAA